From Fibrobacter sp. UWT2:
CGCTAGATTCAAACAGCATTTTATAAACAAGCATCAAATACTGCCGTTCGCCAGACGACAAATCATCTAAATCGACAATCGTATTGTATTTGTCCGTCAGCTTAAACCGGAAACCATCTTTCTCGGATATTGAGATTTTCTTGCTGATAAACTCATATCGATTTATGAGTTCCATAAACTTTTCAAGTTTATCAACTTCGTGCTTAATAGAAAACTCATCGTTCAAGAGTTTTTCAACAATTGGACCATATTTTTTGACATCCGTCAAGAATTCAGAATTTAAGTTGATTCCGAGCATTTTGTCAACTAGAGAAAAATTCAAACCTTCGATGGGTTCATTTACCGGGAATTCATTTTTGAGTTTGCTCTTTAGAAAATTCTCTATTTTATCAGAAAGAATCGACAGATACTTAATGAAAGAATCATTACAAGTTTTTACAGGAGTTTTTCGGTTCCTTTTAGGAAGATTTTTTTCAATGATTCGCGTTTCCGGAATGTACAAGATTTTCTTTTGCGAGAGTATCATCTCGACAGAGTGGTCCCCGCTCTTTTTCGGTGTGTAGAACTTACCATCACGCCCCTTTACAGAAATCTGCAATGGCTTTTGTCCTTCAAACAAAATGTCTAAACGAACATCAAGGTCATCTTGTTCATCTGAATCATCATTTTGTATAATCTGCCACTCTTCTTTTGTTACGCTTAAGGTTTTACCGTCCATTACACATTCAAAAGAATCAAACGGCAAAGCCGCCATAGTTTTCCAATCGGCACCATACAGAGCGACCAACAGTTTCAAAATTGTCGTTTTACCAAATCCATTCGGTCCCGTAATATACTTTACAGCAGGTCCGTTTTCATTAGTAAAGTCTAATTCATAACTGAACTGATGCAACAAGCCTTTTACTGTCATTTTTTCAAGCATTGGGCGCTCCATACATAGAGTTCAAGAGTTCCATTTTATTCTTATTCACGACAAGAATTCGTTCAAGCTCAACATTTTTATTTCCACGAGCGGTCACTGCAGACTT
This genomic window contains:
- a CDS encoding AAA family ATPase, with product MLEKMTVKGLLHQFSYELDFTNENGPAVKYITGPNGFGKTTILKLLVALYGADWKTMAALPFDSFECVMDGKTLSVTKEEWQIIQNDDSDEQDDLDVRLDILFEGQKPLQISVKGRDGKFYTPKKSGDHSVEMILSQKKILYIPETRIIEKNLPKRNRKTPVKTCNDSFIKYLSILSDKIENFLKSKLKNEFPVNEPIEGLNFSLVDKMLGINLNSEFLTDVKKYGPIVEKLLNDEFSIKHEVDKLEKFMELINRYEFISKKISISEKDGFRFKLTDKYNTIVDLDDLSSGERQYLMLVYKMLFESSEHTLVLVDEPENSMHMSWILEFPKVIKELCKWSDLQFIICTHNSNIFEQRWDMSQDLFEKSQLRKAE